Proteins from a genomic interval of Periophthalmus magnuspinnatus isolate fPerMag1 chromosome 11, fPerMag1.2.pri, whole genome shotgun sequence:
- the LOC117378496 gene encoding ATPase inhibitor B, mitochondrial-like, which translates to MSRFLLKANLRACIASQIRMASDQLGELGKGAGKGGGGGGSVREAGGAFGRRQAAEEERYFKQKEKEQMEALRKHHSEEIDHHKKEIERLRKEICRHEGKIRRLKHDD; encoded by the exons ATGTCAAGGTTTCTTTTGAAGGCAAACTTGAGGGCTTGTATAGCCTCTCAGATCAGGATGGCGTCTGACCAG CTCGGTGAGTTGGGCAAAGGTGCAGGAaaaggtggtggtggaggaggctCCGTGAGGGAGGCAGGGGGTGCCTTTGGGAGGAGACAAGCcgcagaagaggagagatacTTCAA GCagaaggagaaggagcagaTGGAGGCTCTGAGGAAGCATCATAGTGAGGAAATCGACCACCATAAAAAGGAAATTGAGCGCCTACGGAAAGAAATTTGTCGCCACGAGGGAAAGATCAGAAGGCTGAAGCATGACGACTAG